One region of Miscanthus floridulus cultivar M001 chromosome 19, ASM1932011v1, whole genome shotgun sequence genomic DNA includes:
- the LOC136525821 gene encoding uncharacterized protein, protein MLQRGSPRKKKKKNEAIQESPDMSIVPAGSTSGPTPMYFPPSQGCSNNLSSGKTSKSACGSSQPEVLSIQFPSSDTTLPPPATSKPTKEEKGTSKTKCKEAKATGMSKKEKELVTPNSRAMCTRSKTTESPTMGTRSKRKS, encoded by the exons ATGTTGCAGAG GGGCTcaccaaggaagaagaagaaaaagaatgaagCTATCCAAGAATCACCAGATATGAGTATTGTACCTGCTGGTTCTACTTCAGGACCCACTCCGATGTATTTTCCTCCTAG CCAAGGGTGCTCAAATAACTTGAGTTCTGGAAAAACTTCAAA GTCTGCATGTGGTTCTAGCCAACCTGAGGTACTCTCCATACAATTTCCTTCTAGTGACACTACTCTGCCACCACCTGCTACCTCCAAGCCtacaaaagaagagaaaggaaccAGCAAAACTAAGTGCAAAGAAGCAAAGGCCACAGGGATGTCAAAGAAGGAGAAAGAATTGGTGACACCTAATAGTCGTGCAATGTGCACTAGAAGCAAGACTACAGAAAGTCCTACAATGGGCACTAGAAGCAAGAGAAAATCCTAG
- the LOC136529782 gene encoding uncharacterized protein produces the protein MADVSGSGFGGRRPPGLLANAAKRKEGFVQLFLMAGVFMMSLRSLGQKHRLNDLAVDNADLRREREDLSHRMRDLQDALRREADDDSSGALASHLRRIFTAHPAPAAAAEEQ, from the coding sequence ATGGCGGACGTCAGCGGCAGCGGCTTCGGGGGCCGGCGCCCGCCGGGGCTGCTGGCGAACGCGGCGAAGCGCAAGGAAGGGTTCGTGCAGCTGTTCCTGATGGCGGGCGTCTTCATGATGAGCCTGCGGTCCCTGGGCCAGAAGCACCGCCTGAACGACCTCGCCGTCGACAACGCCGACCTCCGCCGCGAGCGCGAGGACCTTTCCCACCGCATGCGGGACCTCCAGGACGCTCTCCGCAGGGAGGCGGACGACGACTCGTCCGGCGCCCTCGCGTCCCACCTCCGCCGCATCTTCACCGCCCACcctgcgcccgccgccgccgccgaggagcaGTAG